In the genome of Drosophila subpulchrella strain 33 F10 #4 breed RU33 chromosome 2L, RU_Dsub_v1.1 Primary Assembly, whole genome shotgun sequence, one region contains:
- the LOC119547020 gene encoding uncharacterized protein LOC119547020, whose translation MAAIYSSNMFQCGGTLIHKRFVLTAAHCVIGRQNLLVYLGAYNISQPTAQYNVVHVEVHSSYGLYVNDIALLKLSSSVVYNESIYPICIVLDKEIKNQVENTWQFKTFGWGRKRDGQTSDILQTVTLNNLYRSECERIFGVQITFNRICAGSTTGDTCGGDSGGPLTTEHNFRQTQIGIVSYGLQYCNGIGVYTCVTSYVDWIEGTIKRLDYADDDNSQGLRNYENIWLYRDCGGNDIKDHLHAFIAGLIFKTQGVLITDQFVLTHVTGLPCIRIFITVTVKHGSRVIGEYEVDSIFKHPEYSFHSNDIALLKLSRRVNYPYGVKPICLLARENLLVSLVMDIAPDFIDPFDCKLRTGNSIQPTQFCKQFETDNIDTAGLIVGKNVHYLSRNWLVLHGIVSYSSNGLYVFENVVKHMYWIASTVNEN comes from the exons ATGGCAGCCATATATAGTTCAAATATGTTTCAGTGTGGCGGGACGCTGATACACAAAC GCTTTGTATTAACTGCTGCTCATTGTGTAATTGGTCGACAAAACTT acTCGTCTACTTGGGAGCATACAACATAAGTCAACCCACTGCTCAGTACAATGTCGTCCACGTAGAGGTGCACAGTTCATATGGATTGTATGTGAACGATATAGCCTTACTTAAGCTGTCCAGTAGCGTCGTCTACAATG AATCAATCTACCCAATCTGCATTGTTCTGGATAAGGAAATTAAAAACCAAGTAGAGAACACATGGCAGTTCAAAACTTTTGGATGGGGAAGAAAACGTGACGGCCAGACTAGCGACATTCTTCAAACGGTTACACTTAACAACTTATATCGATCCGAGTGCGAAAGGATCTTTGGAGTGCAAATTACTTTCAATCGGATTTGTGCTGGGAGTACTACTGGAGATACGTGCGGTGGCGATTCAGGTGGTCCATTGACCACTGAACACAATTTTCGCCAAACCCAGATCGGGATTGTGAGCTACGGTTTACAATATTGCAATGGAATAGGAGTTTATACATGTGTGACTAGCTATGTAGACTGGATTGAGGGTACTATAAAAAGGCTGGATTATGCGGATGACGATAACTCCCAAGGCTTAcgcaattatgaaaatatttggTTGTATAGAGATTGCGGTGGTAACGATATAAAAGATCACTTGCACGCGTTCATTGCTGGACTTATTTTCAAAACCCAGGGCGTGCTGATCACAGACC AATTCGTCCTTACACATGTCACAGGCTTGCCATGTATCCGAATATTTAT AACTGTGACTGTGAAGCATGGGAGTAGAGTCATTGGAGAGTACGAAGTTGACTCAATCTTTAAACATCCGGAGTATTCTTTTCACTCAAATGATATAGCTCTGCTAAAACTTAGTCGACGAGTGAATTATCCCT ATGGAGTTAAACCGATCTGTCTGCTAGCAAGAGAAAACCTACTGGTTTCCCTTGTGATGGATATTGCTCCCGATTTCATTGATCCCTTCGATTGTAAACTCAGAACTGGAAATTCCATCCAACCTACGCAATTTTGTAAGCAGTTCGAGACCGATAACATCGACACTGCTGGCCTTATTGTTGGCAAAAATGTGCATTATTTGTCAAGGAATTGGCTAGTTTTGCATGGTATTGTTAGCTATTCATCTAATGGTCTTTAcgtttttgaaaatgttgtaAAGCACATGTATTGGATTGCTAGTACTgtaaatgaaaattaa
- the LOC119548139 gene encoding uncharacterized protein LOC119548139, which yields MVCRFNPFYIGPTPPSCCTDLKPECDCPPCSPDTGYQEPRPVHEECNKGVSKKETKESKCNPPCIEAPKKERKEKSKKSEKTDTKTNK from the coding sequence ATGGTGTGCCGCTTCAACCCATTTTATATTGGTCCCACGCCACCCAGCTGTTGTACGGATCTGAAACCCGAGTGCGACTGCCCACCATGCTCACCAGATACAGGGTATCAGGAGCCTCGACCCGTTCATGAGGAGTGCAACAAGGGTGTGTCCAAGAAGGAAACCAAGGAGAGCAAGTGCAATCCCCCATGCATAGAAGCCCCCAAGAAGGAAAGGAAGGAAAAGTCCAAGAAGTCCGAAAAAACAGATACCAAAACCAATAAGTAA
- the LOC119546239 gene encoding uncharacterized protein LOC119546239: MQLFSFIFQTVCLFGCILALSNANCGAKYRGVGLCKMLITKVVYIPSENICKRVHITGCSADGTFFKSIKACETKCMG, translated from the exons ATGCAACTTTTTTCCTTTATCTTCCAAACTGTTTGCCTATTTGGTTGCATTTTGGCTTTAAGTAACG caAACTGTGGCGCTAAATACCGTGGCGTCGGTCTGTGCAAAATGTTAATTAcaaaagttgtttatataccAAGTGAAAACATATGTAAAAGGGTACACATTACAGGATGTTCAGCCGATGGAACTTTCTTCAAGAGCATTAAAGCATGTGAAACCAAGTGCATGGGATAG